Genomic DNA from Alkalihalobacterium alkalinitrilicum:
ATGTCTGTTCAAGAAAATCGTGATGGATTACTAGCCTTTTATTCTGGGGTCATTGGTGAACCTCAAGAAGTAGCAAAAGTAGAAAATATTAGAATTCCTGTAGATGGATCAGAGATTGGCCTTCGTCTCTACACACCTAAAGGGGATGGTCCATTTCCAGTCTTTGTTTACTATCACGGCGGTGGTTGGGTATTAGGTGATTTAGAAGTCGTTGATCCTTTACTTCGTTCACTCACAAATTCTACCGAATGTTTGGTTGTATCAGTTGATTATCGTCTAGCTCCAGAAAATAAATACCCTATACCTGCTGAAGATTGCTATGCTGCAACGAAGTGGGTAGCAGAAAATATCGCCAAGTATAACGGTGATCCAAGCCGTATTGCCGTTGGTGGAGATAGTGCAGGTGGAAATCTTGCCGCAGTTGTACCATTAATGGCGAAAGATCGCGGTGGCCCTAGTATCGCCTATCAAGTACTCCTTTATCCTGTAACCGACTTCTCTTTCAACACACAATCATACATTGATAATGGGAAAGGTTACTACTTAGAAAAACCTGCGATGAGCTGGTTTGCTGAACAATACCTAAATAATGAGACAGAAAAGTCAGACCCTTACGTTTCCCCTCTTCTCGCGAAAGATTTAAGTGGACTTCCTCCTGCATTGGTTATTACGGCTGAATATGATGTATTACGTGACGAAGGTGAAGCTTATGCTGAGCGTTTAAAAGCTGCAGGGGTCTCAGTTGAGGCCACCCGATATAACGGACAAATTCATGGTTTCTTGTGGATGCCTGTCATTATGGATGATGCTAAAAGAGGTGTTGAACAAATCGGAAACGCAATTAAGAAACAATTCTCCTCGAAACAATCTGTTTAATACTGGAAGTAAATAAGTTGTACCTCAAAAAGAGGCTGACTTAATGTGCAATTGCACCTATTAGTCAGCCTCTCTTTTTGTTCTAACAAAATAATAGTTTGAATTAGAAGTCAGTTGAATATTAAATTTTATTTGTTAATTAATTACACCCTGCTTATCCATCTTAGCTTCTAATGGGGGGTGTTTTTTATAGGATGATGAGATTGTTGAAAGTTTACACCATAAATATCTAAATCATATTCATTTAATATGTTCATTTTTAAACTCTCATTATGAAAAGATTTCATTTGGGTTATTCCGAGTTCACGTAGAATTTGTACAGCTATAAGATGATCCTCAACATCAATTTGGACTTGAAGCAAATCATCAACCTTGTCCTTACCATTAGTTTGTTGTTGTAACTTATAAGCTTTCATTTTCTTAATCAATCCGCATTCTCTTTCTTCTTTCCTTAAATAAAGCAATACTGTGGACTTGTGATTTTCCATTTCCTTAAAAACGGATTGAAGGTTCGAATTGGATATAGAATAAAGAGATCCAAATACATCTCCTACAACATTCTGTTCATGGATTCTTACAAAAGGTTCGCTTCTAGATGTGATATTGCCTTTAACAATAGCTATATGTTCGTCATTATTTCTTTTATTAGAATATCCTATTACGTGAAAATTCCCATATTCTGATGGTAAACTTATTTCTACTTCACGTTTGATTAGTGTCTCATTAGCCATACGATATTGTATTAAGTCTTTAATCGTTATCATTTTTAATTGATGTTCGTCTGCAATTTTTCGTAAATCACTCACCCGAGCCATCGTTCCATCGTCTTTTATTATTTCACATATTACACCTGCTGGGGTTGAACCCGCCAAACGAGCAAGATCAACGGCCGCTTCTGTATGTCCTGGTCTTTCAATCACCCCTCCTTTTTTTGAGATTAATGGGGAAATATGTCCTGGTTTTTTAAAGTCATTACCTTTAGATTGTTCGTTAATCATGGCCAAAATTGTATCTGATCATTCAAAAGCAGATATACCCGTTTTTGTACTTTTAAAGTCTACACTTGCTGTAAAAGCTGTGCCATGTGAATCTGTATTATTAGTAACCATCGGAAAAAGCTTTAGTTTCTTCGCAATCTGTTCTCCAATTGGAACACATACAAGTCCTTTACCATATTTAATTAAAAAGTTAATATTTTCAGGTGTGGCATGTTCTGCCAATAAGACAAAATCTCCTTCATTTTCCCGAGTTTCATCGTCACAGACGATAATTATTTTTCCTAATTGTAAATCAGAAATAGCTTCTTCGATTTGATCGAACATTTTCCCACCTCTTTTTCATTATTAGGGTAGTAACTTCCTTTCTTCTGAACCGACTGTAAGTACATTTAAGAATCAAGTATTAGCATTTATGCAAAAAACAAAAAATAAATCTAACGTTTGTTTGGTATAATTATATCATTTCACCACGAGAGTTCAATAATATATTATGAATTTTCTGAAATTTATGTTTTAAGTAGGACAACTATAGATTTATGCTGAACATTGGCGAGACAACTGTTGCTCTTATTCTCATGAAAAAAATCCGTAGCACAAGTTAGCTACGGAGATAATTTACAAGTTTTACTATGTCATTTCACAGTTTTGATAATAAAAGAGCAAGCGTCTTCTATTGTATTCATTTTTTCTTCACTAAAAACAACAGTCGTTTGAGGATCAAACACAACTGCTTTAAAACATTGCTCTTGGTCGTTATAAAATAGTTCTACAGCATCCCCAAAGTCTTCAGGAGGGCGACTGATATTGAAGATTTCGCTCTTAACCTTACCGTTCTTAATATTTTCAACTTTGCTTTTCAATCCTTCTCTCAGTTCTTCTTTATTCATCTTTGTCTCCTTTTACTCAAAGCGTAGCATTTTAGCATTATTATTAGGATGAATTTAACATTTTATCCTAGCTATTTTTTTATCACTCTCAATCAAAAACAAGAGGGACAAATCTGTATGATTCGTACCTCTTGTTTGTTTATTGTTGCTCTGTTTGAACTTTTTCTACATTTACCTTACCAGAGAAGAACGTTGCTCCTCCACCCATATCCGCAATTCGGTCAGGTGCCAGCGAGTTAACGAAATACTTCGTTCCAGGCAAATCAGCCCATAAACCCTGACTAACAACGACACCAGGTAAAACATTATCTCCAACCGCTACAATAAGTTCACATTCTCCACGTGTATTCCATATACGAACGGTATCACCGTTTTCAATTGAACGTTTCGATGCATCAACTGTATTCATATGCAACCTAGGAAATTTTTCTAACGTAATATGCTTTTCATTATTAGAAAACGTCGAATTTAAAAAATTGTGATTTGGTGCAGGAACAAACAAAAATGGTAAATCTCCATCATCGATAATAGGAGTATACGTAGGAAGTGGAGGATATCCCGCTCGTTCCATCCGTTTTGAATATAGTTCAATTTTACCACTTGGGGTTGGAAGATTTTCCAAAAGATTAATACTACGATCTGCTTTTACATACTGTTTTTCAACTAGAGTTTCGAAGGTTATTTGTTTAACATATGGGTTATTCACATCTTCTATTGATTGACGAATTAATTGTTCATCTGTATGTCCAAACTCTTCTTCACCAAAGCCGAAAGCACTTGCTAACAAACGAAAAACGTCAGGGTTTGATTTACTTTCCCCAAACGGCTCGATCACTGGTTGTTGGATTTGCATGTAATGGTGCCAATAAGATGTATAAAAATCCATATTTTCAAACGATGACGTGGCTGGTAGCACGATATCCGCATACAGTGCTGTCTCTGTTAAAAATAAATCATGCACGACTGTAAACAAATCTTCCCTTGAAAACCCTTGACGAACTTTATTTCCTTCTGGTGCAACTATGGCTGGATTACTATTATAAACATAAATTGACCGCACTGGTTTTTCCTTCTCTAACAAAGCTTGCCCGATTAAATTCATATTAATTACTCGGGCCTTCTTATTCTTTCTTAAATTAGGCCGTTGTAGCGCTTTAATATTATGACTTAAAAAGCTACTGTTTCCTTTAATAGCACCGCCGCCTTTTACTAACCATTGTCCTGTCAATGCTGGAAGACAGGCAATCGTTCGAACTGCCATCCCACCATTATCATGATGTTGCAAACCATTTCCAATTCTAATAAAAGAAGGCGATGTTTGACCGTACATCCGTGCGAGTTGATAAATATCCTCCACTGGCACACCAGTAATCTGTGACACTGTGATTGGATCGTACTGAGCAACATGTTCTCGTAACTCAAGATGACCTACTGTGTATTTCTTTAAAAATTCATGATCATGCATATTTTCGGCATATATAATATGCATGATCCCTAGTGCAAGTGCACTATCTGTTCCTGGTAAGATTGGGATAAACCAGTCAGCTAAACGGCCCGTTTGATTTTTGTGAACATCAATGACGATAATCTTAGCTCCATTTTTTCTCGCCTTCTGAGCTAGTGCAACTTGATGCATATTCGTGCTTACAGCATTCACACCCCAAAAAAGGAATAACTTCGTATGAATCGTTTCTTCTGGATCCGTTCCGAAGCTTCCGCCCATCGTATATGAGTACCCTTTAGAACCTGCGGCAGAGCAAATCGTTTGATCTTGAATACTTGCTCCTAGGCGATTAAAAAAACGCCGATCCATACCTTCTGCACTAATTCTTCCCATATTTCCGTAAAAGCCATATGGGAGAATACTTTCAGGGCCTTCTGTTTCAATAAGTTCTGACCAACGATCTTTAATGGTTGAAATCGCTTCATCCCAACTGATACGTTCAAACTTACCTTCGCCTTTAGGACCGACTCGTTTAAGCGGATACTGTATACGGTTGTTATCATAAATTCGATCTGTCATATGTCGAACTTTGTTACAAATATTACCTTGTGTAACTGGATGATTAGGATCACCATTTACTTTAATAATTTTCCCATCTTTCTTATGCAAGAGAAGCCCGCACTGATCTGGACAGTCTAATGGACAAACTGCGTGGAATATACCATCTTTCTTTTTTGTATATGACATAGAAATAAATCCTTTCCTAAACTTAGTCTATTTTTTATTTCTTACCTTTATATTAATCTATATAGTAAAAACTAAAGTATATTAGTAGGGTACCATTTTTCATCAACTCACGCACCTATTTCAACCGTTATTGTTTAACTTGGCTTTTAATAAAAGTGATGATAGTGAGCCGTAACTCTAATAAGGTAAATACTTTAGCATTAGTATCGGCAAATTTACCTTTATCGACTTTATTGTATTAAAAAAGCACAACCCACTTGGATTGTGCTTTATGCCTAGCGACGTCCTACTCTCACAGGGGGAAGCCCCCAACTACCATCGGCGCTGAAGAGCTTAACTTCCGTGTTCGGCATGGGAACGGGTGTGACCTCTTCGCTATCGCCACTAGACTAGACGGATTTTGATAAGCTACGAATTTCTTCGTCAGTTTCCATTCTTGCGGTGTTCACGTATGTCTTGATACGCTCCACTCCTCAGAATTTCACTTCCTCGAACTTCTTGCTTCTGAAAATCCTTTTTAAAATTGTGATAAGCTTCGCATCTCTTGGATGCTTATAATGGAGAGTCGTTCTCTCAAAACTGGATAATGTACTAGAAGAATTCAAAACCAATGTTTTGGATAAGCCCTCGACCGATTAGTATCTCTCAGCTCCACGTGTCACCACGCTTCCACCCGAGACCTATCAACCTCATCATCTCTAAGGGGTCTTACTTACTTAACGTAATGGGAAATCTCATCTTGAGGGGGGCTTCACGCTTAGATGCTTTCAGCGCTTATCCCGTCCACACGTAGCTACCCAGCTATGCTCCTGGCGGAACAACTGGTACACCAGCGGTGTGTCCATCCCGGTCCTCTCGTACTAAGGACAGCTCCTCTCAAATTTCCTACGCCCACGACGGATAGGGACCGAACTGTCTCACGACGTTCTGAACCCAGCTCGCGTACCGCTTTAATGGGCGAACAGCCCAACCCTTGGGACCTACTTCAGCCCCAGGATGCGATGAGCCGACATCGAGGTGCCAAACCTCCCCGTCGATGTGGACTCTTGGGGGAGATAAGCCTGTTATCCCCAGGGTAGCTTTTATCCGTTGAGCGGTGGCCCTTCCATGCGGAACCACCGGATCACTAAGCCCGACTTTCGTCCCTGCTCGACTTGTAGGTCTCGCAGTCAAGCTCCCTTATGCCTTTGCACTCTACGAATGATTTCCAACCATTCTGAGGGAACCTTTGGGCGCCTCCGTTACTGTTTAGGAGGCGACCGCCCCAGTCAAACTGCCCACCTGACACTGTCCCTGAACCGGATCACGGTTCGAGGTTAGAACTTCAATACAGCCAGGGTAGTATCCCACCGACGCCTCCACGTAAGCTGGCGCTCACGCTTCCAAGGCTCCTACCTATCCTGTACAAGCTGTACCAAAATCCAATATCAAGCTACAGTAAAGCTCCATGGGGTCTTTCCGTCCTGTCGCGGGTAACCTGCATCTTCACAGGTAATATAATTTCACCGGGTCTCTCGTTGAGACAGTGTCCAAGTCGTTACACCATTCGTGCGGGTCGGAACTTACCCGACAAGGAATTTCGCTACCTTAGGACCGTTATAGTTACGGCCGCCGTTTACTGGGGCTTCGGTTCACAGCTTCGGCTTGCGCCTAACCACTCCCCTTAACCTTCCAGCACCGGGCAGGTGTCAGCCCCTATACTTCGCCTTGCGGCTTCGCAGAGACCTGTGTTTTTGCTAAACAGTCGCTTGGACCTATTCACTGCGGCTCTCTCGGGCATACACCCTAACAGAGCACCCCTTCTCCCGAAGTTACGGGGTCATTTTGCCGAGTTCCTTAACGAGAGTTCTCCCGAGCGTCTTAGAATTCTCTTCCCGCCTACCTGTGTCGGTTTGCGGTACGGGC
This window encodes:
- a CDS encoding alpha/beta hydrolase; translated protein: MTLQPQVKNLLDQISAAQADGAPGIEEMSVQENRDGLLAFYSGVIGEPQEVAKVENIRIPVDGSEIGLRLYTPKGDGPFPVFVYYHGGGWVLGDLEVVDPLLRSLTNSTECLVVSVDYRLAPENKYPIPAEDCYAATKWVAENIAKYNGDPSRIAVGGDSAGGNLAAVVPLMAKDRGGPSIAYQVLLYPVTDFSFNTQSYIDNGKGYYLEKPAMSWFAEQYLNNETEKSDPYVSPLLAKDLSGLPPALVITAEYDVLRDEGEAYAERLKAAGVSVEATRYNGQIHGFLWMPVIMDDAKRGVEQIGNAIKKQFSSKQSV
- a CDS encoding molybdopterin-containing oxidoreductase family protein; this translates as MSYTKKKDGIFHAVCPLDCPDQCGLLLHKKDGKIIKVNGDPNHPVTQGNICNKVRHMTDRIYDNNRIQYPLKRVGPKGEGKFERISWDEAISTIKDRWSELIETEGPESILPYGFYGNMGRISAEGMDRRFFNRLGASIQDQTICSAAGSKGYSYTMGGSFGTDPEETIHTKLFLFWGVNAVSTNMHQVALAQKARKNGAKIIVIDVHKNQTGRLADWFIPILPGTDSALALGIMHIIYAENMHDHEFLKKYTVGHLELREHVAQYDPITVSQITGVPVEDIYQLARMYGQTSPSFIRIGNGLQHHDNGGMAVRTIACLPALTGQWLVKGGGAIKGNSSFLSHNIKALQRPNLRKNKKARVINMNLIGQALLEKEKPVRSIYVYNSNPAIVAPEGNKVRQGFSREDLFTVVHDLFLTETALYADIVLPATSSFENMDFYTSYWHHYMQIQQPVIEPFGESKSNPDVFRLLASAFGFGEEEFGHTDEQLIRQSIEDVNNPYVKQITFETLVEKQYVKADRSINLLENLPTPSGKIELYSKRMERAGYPPLPTYTPIIDDGDLPFLFVPAPNHNFLNSTFSNNEKHITLEKFPRLHMNTVDASKRSIENGDTVRIWNTRGECELIVAVGDNVLPGVVVSQGLWADLPGTKYFVNSLAPDRIADMGGGATFFSGKVNVEKVQTEQQ